A window of the Deltaproteobacteria bacterium genome harbors these coding sequences:
- a CDS encoding ABC transporter ATP-binding protein — MTLLHISDMDTFYGLSHILFEVSLEVKEGETVCLLGRNGVGKTTTMRSIMGLSPARRGNLTFRNESIRGKKSFQIARMGIGFVPEDRIIFPNLTVRENLELGIKSGTKGQPQWTLKRVYKLFPILEARKSQDGATLSGGEQQMLTIARTLMGDPLLLLLDEPCEGLAPLIVKTLGDQIRLLKGEGMTILITEQNAIFALELSERAYILEKGAVVWRGNAMELKERPDIMKKYLGI; from the coding sequence ATGACGCTTTTACACATTAGCGATATGGATACCTTTTATGGACTCAGCCATATTCTGTTCGAGGTCTCGCTGGAAGTCAAGGAGGGGGAAACCGTTTGCCTTCTCGGAAGAAACGGGGTGGGTAAGACGACCACCATGAGGAGCATCATGGGCCTCTCACCCGCTCGGAGAGGAAATCTGACCTTTCGCAACGAATCCATCCGAGGGAAAAAATCGTTCCAGATTGCGAGGATGGGCATCGGGTTCGTGCCCGAGGACCGAATCATTTTTCCGAACCTCACCGTAAGAGAGAACCTGGAGTTAGGTATCAAAAGCGGGACCAAAGGTCAACCCCAGTGGACCCTCAAACGGGTCTATAAGCTCTTCCCCATCCTTGAGGCGCGCAAAAGCCAGGACGGGGCAACCCTTTCAGGGGGAGAGCAGCAGATGCTCACCATTGCGCGGACCCTCATGGGTGACCCGCTCCTCCTTCTGCTGGATGAGCCGTGCGAGGGTCTGGCCCCCCTTATCGTCAAGACATTGGGTGACCAGATCCGTCTCCTTAAAGGGGAGGGAATGACGATCCTGATTACCGAGCAGAACGCCATCTTTGCCCTGGAACTTTCCGAACGGGCCTACATACTGGAAAAGGGCGCGGTTGTCTGGCGCGGGAATGCCATGGAGCTGAAGGAGAGGCCCGATATCATGAAAAAGTACCTGGGAATCTGA
- a CDS encoding branched-chain amino acid ABC transporter permease, protein MKKHLLLNRIRGQRLFWSVATVIFFLVLPRIISLGYLSLVIEMMILGVAACGLNLIMGYAGMVSFGPAGLYATGAYATALLIVKFGVPFGWAMIAGPIAAALAGVLIGWFCVRRTAVYFALLTLAFSQIIYTIVFEWYSFTGGDNGIVGIKTPGILSGIESYYYFTLTASAVCVGLMWMIANSSFGKALQAIRENPERAEFIAIHVRRYQLAAFVLSSFFLGAAGSLYCGFNHNVFPVYAHWSKGADILVVCLLGGMFHFMGPILGSVVYILLDKIIVSFTEYWPMVLGLIVVLSVLFLRGGIAGFLSSRLLYKPEGERGGDR, encoded by the coding sequence ATGAAGAAACATCTGTTATTGAACCGGATCCGGGGACAACGGCTGTTCTGGTCGGTCGCGACGGTGATTTTTTTCCTGGTACTCCCAAGGATCATCAGCCTGGGTTACCTGAGCCTGGTCATTGAAATGATGATTCTCGGTGTGGCGGCGTGCGGCCTCAACCTCATCATGGGGTATGCCGGCATGGTGTCCTTTGGTCCGGCGGGATTGTATGCCACGGGGGCCTATGCCACGGCGCTCCTCATCGTGAAGTTTGGCGTCCCATTTGGATGGGCCATGATAGCAGGTCCGATCGCGGCGGCCCTGGCCGGCGTACTCATCGGCTGGTTCTGTGTTCGGCGAACAGCGGTCTATTTTGCCCTGCTGACCCTCGCCTTTTCTCAAATCATATACACCATTGTCTTTGAATGGTACAGCTTCACCGGGGGCGACAACGGCATCGTGGGTATCAAGACGCCGGGCATTCTGTCGGGCATCGAGAGCTACTACTATTTCACATTGACCGCATCCGCTGTCTGCGTAGGCCTCATGTGGATGATCGCCAACTCCTCGTTCGGAAAGGCCCTTCAGGCCATTCGGGAAAACCCCGAGCGAGCCGAATTCATTGCCATTCATGTCCGAAGATACCAGCTCGCCGCCTTCGTGCTTTCCTCTTTTTTCTTAGGCGCCGCCGGGTCCCTTTACTGCGGCTTTAACCACAATGTCTTTCCCGTTTACGCCCATTGGTCCAAGGGTGCGGACATTTTGGTGGTCTGCCTCTTAGGCGGCATGTTTCACTTTATGGGCCCTATCTTGGGGTCTGTTGTGTACATCCTTTTGGACAAGATCATTGTCAGTTTCACGGAGTACTGGCCGATGGTGCTGGGGCTGATCGTTGTCCTGTCGGTGCTCTTTCTGCGAGGGGGCATCGCGGGATTCTTATCCAGTAGATTGCTATATAAGCCAGAGGGGGAACGCGGAGGCGACAGATGA
- a CDS encoding branched-chain amino acid ABC transporter permease — translation MFAENLIRQLLSGFSLGMVVFIIAVGLSLIFGTLKVLNMAHGSIYMLGAFLCYWLTSSLGDVPGIFWWSLLVAPLGAALFGGIIEILLLRRIYGLDMMYQWILTFGLILFIGDLCRLLWGVDYYMVAPPWPLDGPVEVLGVYFPAYNLFVMALGPVILIGIVILLRFTRLGRVIRAATFNPEMVGALGVNVPLTFTLVFMFGCWLAGLGGALVAPMTAVSLGMDAAVIIDCFIIVVIGGLGSTLGAFIGAVIFGLSYALGILVAPKLAIGIGFFIMAVILIIRPWGLLGKPE, via the coding sequence ATGTTTGCCGAGAATCTGATCAGGCAATTATTGAGCGGGTTCAGCCTGGGTATGGTGGTCTTTATCATTGCCGTAGGTCTCTCGCTTATTTTCGGCACCCTGAAGGTGCTGAACATGGCCCACGGCTCCATCTACATGCTGGGTGCCTTTCTCTGCTACTGGCTGACGTCGTCGCTGGGGGATGTGCCGGGGATCTTCTGGTGGTCGCTTCTGGTTGCGCCGCTGGGGGCGGCCCTATTCGGGGGTATCATCGAGATTCTTCTCCTGCGCCGGATCTACGGCCTGGATATGATGTACCAATGGATCCTGACGTTCGGACTAATACTCTTTATCGGGGACCTATGCAGGCTCCTGTGGGGGGTCGATTATTATATGGTGGCGCCCCCCTGGCCCCTGGATGGACCCGTAGAGGTCCTCGGCGTCTATTTTCCTGCGTATAACCTGTTCGTCATGGCGCTTGGACCGGTTATCTTGATTGGTATCGTGATACTGCTCCGTTTCACACGACTCGGGAGGGTCATCCGGGCCGCCACCTTTAATCCCGAGATGGTGGGGGCATTGGGCGTCAACGTACCCCTTACCTTTACCCTTGTATTTATGTTCGGGTGTTGGCTCGCAGGCCTGGGCGGGGCCCTGGTGGCACCCATGACTGCGGTTTCCCTTGGAATGGATGCGGCTGTTATCATCGACTGCTTCATCATTGTAGTCATTGGGGGTCTGGGGAGCACATTGGGCGCCTTTATCGGCGCGGTAATTTTTGGGCTTTCTTATGCCCTGGGCATTCTCGTGGCCCCCAAATTGGCCATCGGCATCGGATTCTTCATCATGGCAGTCATTTTGATTATCAGGCCATGGGGTCTGCTCGGGAAACCTGAATAG
- a CDS encoding TetR/AcrR family transcriptional regulator, translating to MPATRSKSGFQKAKMLNVARKLFWDKGYNATGMRDIASAYGCRPANIYNFFTNKEEILYQVLREEMEKIVDPIRHLEDDTKTPPLEQLREIIHVHLKITLSYRRSAGLLFDATLDKLSPPRRKVIVEYRDLYDRVLRKVLQRGIDGGYFHETDVKLVDFMIASMITRSRVWFHPKKGASVDQLADFIFQFTCNGLMGGDGARPRIA from the coding sequence ATGCCTGCCACGAGATCAAAATCCGGCTTCCAGAAGGCCAAGATGCTGAATGTGGCCAGGAAGCTTTTCTGGGATAAGGGCTACAACGCCACGGGCATGAGGGACATCGCCAGCGCCTATGGATGCAGACCCGCCAACATCTATAATTTTTTCACCAACAAGGAAGAGATCCTCTATCAGGTCCTTCGGGAAGAGATGGAGAAAATCGTGGATCCGATTCGTCACCTCGAGGACGACACGAAGACGCCGCCCCTGGAGCAACTCCGAGAAATCATTCACGTCCATCTCAAAATCACGCTGAGCTATCGACGGTCCGCAGGGCTGCTTTTCGATGCAACATTAGACAAGCTGTCGCCACCCAGGAGAAAGGTGATTGTTGAGTACCGCGACCTGTACGACCGCGTCCTGAGAAAAGTGCTCCAACGCGGCATCGATGGAGGATATTTCCATGAAACAGACGTTAAACTGGTCGATTTCATGATCGCCTCCATGATCACCCGGAGCAGGGTCTGGTTTCATCCCAAGAAGGGCGCCAGCGTCGATCAACTGGCTGATTTCATCTTTCAGTTTACCTGTAATGGGCTCATGGGTGGCGATGGGGCCAGGCCGCGCATCGCCTGA
- a CDS encoding ABC transporter substrate-binding protein, translating to MKKLRLVTSFLSLLCCLMLGIIVSPAAAADQPIVIGFVHTLSGPVAMYGKSSEIGGQIAVEEINAAGGVLGRQLKLVSRDDKLNPEVGLREAKSLVLEEKADFLTGAISSSVTQAISEYCRSIKKIYITTNSQSSRTTEEMGHRYVFRISTNSYPYHGIPAEYAAKKWGSKKLCVCGPDYEWGKVAARDFVEIYKKFVPDAEVVREVWVPLGTNDYTPFISTILGSGAELLQHSFYGGMELAFTKQAYMMGVFKKMHVSASCAGDAETWYKAKKGEPYPENAVATCRYPYYAIKNPQSQQFVEKFGKKSEVAANYAALDQYIAVYALADVIKEVGSVDTEKIIDALEGKMISTPFDPPLDKIKIRACDHQAMLPTWVGIMGFRDDVSFPALTQITVAKDPETTYRTCAEIQKLRDQAKKEGLRTWEK from the coding sequence ATGAAGAAATTGAGATTGGTCACATCTTTTCTTAGTCTTTTATGCTGTCTGATGTTGGGGATTATTGTAAGCCCGGCGGCGGCAGCGGATCAACCGATTGTGATTGGTTTTGTTCATACATTGAGCGGACCCGTTGCCATGTATGGCAAGAGCAGTGAAATTGGAGGACAAATCGCAGTAGAGGAAATCAACGCTGCCGGCGGCGTCCTGGGAAGGCAGTTGAAACTCGTCAGCCGTGACGACAAACTTAACCCCGAGGTGGGACTCAGGGAGGCCAAGTCTCTGGTCTTGGAGGAAAAGGCGGATTTTCTTACCGGGGCTATCAGCAGTTCTGTGACGCAGGCTATTTCTGAATATTGCAGATCCATCAAGAAGATCTATATCACCACCAATTCCCAGTCCTCCAGAACCACCGAGGAGATGGGACATCGGTACGTCTTCCGAATCTCAACCAACTCCTATCCCTATCATGGGATCCCTGCCGAGTATGCAGCCAAAAAGTGGGGCTCAAAAAAGCTGTGTGTGTGCGGACCGGATTATGAGTGGGGAAAGGTGGCCGCAAGGGACTTTGTGGAGATTTACAAAAAATTCGTCCCCGATGCCGAGGTCGTCCGCGAGGTTTGGGTTCCTCTCGGCACCAATGACTACACGCCCTTCATCTCAACCATACTGGGATCAGGGGCTGAACTGCTTCAGCATTCCTTCTACGGCGGAATGGAGTTGGCCTTTACCAAGCAGGCCTACATGATGGGCGTTTTTAAGAAGATGCACGTGTCGGCCTCCTGCGCAGGAGATGCCGAAACCTGGTACAAGGCAAAGAAGGGGGAGCCCTATCCCGAAAATGCCGTTGCGACCTGCCGATATCCCTACTATGCCATCAAGAATCCCCAGAGCCAGCAGTTCGTTGAGAAATTCGGCAAGAAATCCGAGGTGGCCGCCAACTACGCCGCCCTGGATCAGTATATCGCCGTTTACGCCCTGGCCGACGTTATCAAAGAGGTGGGATCTGTGGATACCGAGAAGATTATCGATGCGCTTGAAGGTAAAATGATCAGCACACCCTTTGACCCGCCCCTTGACAAGATCAAGATCCGGGCCTGCGATCATCAGGCGATGCTCCCTACCTGGGTGGGGATCATGGGTTTCCGAGACGATGTCTCTTTCCCGGCTTTGACACAGATCACCGTGGCCAAGGATCCGGAAACCACCTATCGGACCTGTGCCGAGATTCAAAAGCTTCGCGACCAAGCCAAAAAGGAAGGGTTGAGGACCTGGGAAAAATAG
- a CDS encoding ABC transporter ATP-binding protein — MLEVEGLSKSFGGLKAVSDVCLQINEGELSSIIGPNGAGKSTFFNLLGGKFRPDSGKILFQGEDITGLPPHKVCRKGMSKSFQRQNIFPRLNAFENIQIAVLSEQKRIRNLALPAGRQCRAETDQVLERVGLEDKRDNLAGYLSYGDQKRLEIGIALATRPRLLLLDEPTAGMSPDETVTITHLIQKLAREQRLTLLFVEHDMSVVFGISEKIRVMHLGRIIAEGNPEEVQSNPEVQRIYLGETA, encoded by the coding sequence ATACTTGAGGTTGAGGGGTTGTCCAAGTCATTCGGCGGACTGAAGGCTGTCAGCGATGTGTGTCTTCAGATAAACGAAGGGGAGTTGAGTTCCATCATCGGCCCCAATGGCGCCGGCAAGAGCACCTTTTTTAACCTCTTGGGCGGAAAATTCCGGCCTGATTCCGGAAAGATCCTGTTTCAAGGAGAGGATATCACCGGACTCCCGCCCCACAAGGTGTGCAGAAAGGGGATGTCCAAATCATTTCAACGGCAGAATATCTTCCCGCGCCTCAATGCCTTTGAAAATATTCAGATCGCCGTGCTTTCAGAGCAGAAACGGATCAGAAATCTGGCCCTGCCGGCCGGGAGGCAATGCCGGGCGGAAACCGATCAGGTACTGGAGAGGGTGGGCCTCGAAGACAAGCGGGACAACCTCGCGGGATATCTCTCCTACGGCGATCAAAAGCGACTCGAAATAGGGATTGCCCTGGCAACCCGGCCAAGGCTCCTCCTCCTGGATGAACCCACGGCCGGCATGAGTCCCGATGAAACCGTTACCATCACACATCTGATCCAAAAACTGGCACGAGAACAGAGACTGACCCTTCTGTTTGTCGAGCATGACATGAGCGTGGTCTTCGGGATATCGGAAAAGATACGGGTGATGCATCTGGGCAGGATTATCGCGGAAGGAAATCCCGAAGAGGTCCAGTCCAATCCGGAGGTGCAGCGGATTTATCTGGGGGAGACGGCATGA
- a CDS encoding long-chain fatty acid--CoA ligase, giving the protein MNVAHFLTATATRVPDHPAVHFGGETLTYQEMNCSVDALAHGLAALGLNPGDICMLMMPSSLNWALVYYALAKVGAVVVPINFLYRHKELAYIFQDAQPKAFIGHSDYLQEPMNVMGSTQDLKIRIASGDHLPKGFIPLGDMFHSEETFAVYPTNPEDPFTIIYTSGTTGEPKGAVLTHKALMSDAKAVASVRHTEPHDVVLSVLPLFHIYGMTHALNISVYLGLTIRMWSAFDEDAVLSAIESEESTILYAVPTMVNRLVEASFARPPKRSGLRFVISGGASLPVEILHRFEEAFGAPIHESYGLTEFSPTCVENPFGRPTRPGSIGLPIPPFQARIVDQEDRDVPTGTVGELIVSGPAMMKEYLNKQEATREALRNGWLHTGDLARMDEDGYIYIVDRKKDMIIRGGYNVYPREVEEVLYTHPAVSEGAVVGVPHQDLGEEIAAAIVLKPGSKVTQDELRQFVKQEVAPYKYPRIIKFFEELPKTAAGKIQKRSISFEE; this is encoded by the coding sequence ATGAACGTAGCTCATTTCTTGACTGCGACGGCGACCCGCGTTCCGGATCACCCTGCCGTTCATTTTGGGGGAGAGACCCTCACCTATCAGGAGATGAATTGCAGCGTCGACGCCCTGGCCCACGGCCTTGCAGCATTGGGGTTGAACCCTGGGGATATCTGCATGCTCATGATGCCCAGTTCCCTCAACTGGGCACTGGTCTATTATGCACTGGCCAAGGTGGGGGCCGTTGTCGTACCCATCAATTTTCTCTATCGTCATAAAGAGCTTGCCTATATTTTTCAAGACGCCCAGCCAAAGGCCTTCATCGGCCATAGCGATTATCTGCAGGAACCGATGAACGTCATGGGCTCCACGCAGGACCTGAAGATCCGGATTGCCTCAGGGGATCATCTGCCCAAGGGTTTTATCCCCCTTGGAGACATGTTCCATTCCGAAGAAACGTTTGCGGTCTACCCGACAAACCCAGAAGACCCGTTTACCATTATCTACACCAGTGGGACCACAGGGGAACCCAAAGGTGCAGTGTTGACCCATAAGGCCCTCATGAGCGACGCCAAGGCTGTGGCAAGTGTTCGGCATACCGAGCCCCATGATGTGGTTTTGAGTGTGCTCCCTCTTTTTCACATCTATGGGATGACCCATGCGCTCAACATCTCTGTCTATCTCGGGCTAACCATCCGCATGTGGAGTGCATTTGATGAGGATGCGGTCCTGTCCGCAATCGAATCGGAAGAGAGTACCATCCTGTATGCGGTCCCCACGATGGTGAACCGATTGGTGGAGGCATCTTTCGCCCGTCCGCCAAAACGCTCCGGACTTCGCTTTGTAATATCGGGCGGCGCCTCTCTTCCGGTGGAGATCCTCCATCGATTTGAAGAAGCCTTCGGTGCGCCTATTCATGAGAGTTATGGGCTTACGGAGTTTTCACCCACATGCGTCGAGAACCCCTTCGGAAGACCGACCCGGCCGGGTTCCATCGGGCTGCCCATCCCCCCATTTCAGGCACGGATTGTGGATCAAGAGGATCGAGATGTGCCAACAGGCACAGTGGGAGAGCTTATCGTGTCCGGTCCCGCCATGATGAAAGAATACCTCAACAAACAAGAGGCGACCCGGGAGGCGCTCCGCAACGGCTGGCTCCACACCGGCGATCTGGCGCGCATGGATGAGGATGGCTATATCTATATCGTAGACCGGAAGAAAGACATGATTATTAGAGGGGGCTACAATGTGTATCCCCGTGAGGTAGAGGAGGTCCTCTATACCCATCCAGCGGTATCGGAAGGAGCGGTGGTGGGCGTTCCACATCAGGATCTGGGGGAGGAAATTGCTGCGGCTATTGTTTTGAAGCCCGGATCGAAAGTGACTCAAGACGAGCTAAGGCAGTTCGTTAAACAGGAGGTAGCCCCTTACAAATATCCAAGGATCATCAAGTTTTTTGAGGAGTTACCTAAAACGGCGGCGGGAAAGATTCAAAAGCGATCTATTTCGTTTGAAGAATGA
- a CDS encoding thiolase family protein: MDDVVIVSACRTAIGKHGGGLRGLGALGLTIPVMQEVMRRANVDPGLIDDVIWGCNYQKTYMENNLARVAAVKSEIPISVPGITVHRNCTSSMSAVQMGYYQIRCGEADVILAGGTDSMSNASYTVEKMRWGSRLGHAEMRDSMWDSLTSLGIGPAMGITAENLAEKFGISRQEQDAFSLLSHQRVIRAIDEGRFRDEILPLEVKERKQVVLFDTDEHPRRDATLEGLSVLKPAFKEDGTVTAGNASGINDGASGVLIMSDKKARELEVPVMARIVSTATVGVGPDIMGIGPVHATEKALKKAGLKLDQMELIEVNEAFAAQYLACEKAMGLDREITNVNGGGIALGHPVGCTGTRIMTTLLYEMEKRDAKRGLATLCAGGGMGTAVILERP; this comes from the coding sequence ATGGATGATGTGGTGATCGTCAGTGCATGCAGGACGGCCATAGGCAAACACGGCGGGGGGCTCAGGGGGCTCGGCGCCCTGGGTCTGACCATTCCCGTGATGCAGGAAGTCATGAGACGGGCCAATGTGGATCCTGGACTCATAGACGACGTGATCTGGGGATGCAATTACCAGAAGACCTATATGGAAAACAACCTGGCCCGGGTGGCTGCGGTCAAGTCGGAGATCCCGATCTCGGTGCCGGGGATTACGGTGCACCGCAACTGCACCTCCTCCATGTCCGCGGTGCAGATGGGATACTATCAGATCCGGTGCGGGGAGGCGGATGTGATCCTGGCGGGCGGAACCGACAGCATGAGCAATGCGTCCTATACCGTGGAAAAGATGCGATGGGGGTCGAGGCTGGGACATGCGGAGATGCGGGACTCCATGTGGGATTCCCTGACCAGCCTCGGCATCGGGCCGGCCATGGGGATCACGGCCGAGAACCTGGCCGAGAAATTCGGCATCAGCCGGCAGGAGCAGGACGCCTTTTCCCTTTTGAGTCATCAGCGGGTGATCCGGGCCATTGACGAGGGCCGGTTTAGGGATGAAATCCTTCCGTTGGAGGTAAAGGAAAGGAAGCAGGTCGTTTTATTCGATACGGATGAGCATCCCCGGCGCGATGCCACCCTGGAGGGGCTTTCCGTGTTGAAGCCCGCCTTTAAAGAAGACGGAACCGTCACTGCCGGCAATGCCTCGGGCATCAATGACGGGGCCTCCGGCGTGCTGATTATGTCGGACAAAAAGGCGAGGGAACTGGAGGTGCCGGTCATGGCGAGGATCGTGTCGACCGCGACCGTGGGGGTGGGTCCGGATATCATGGGGATCGGTCCGGTCCATGCCACGGAGAAGGCGCTAAAAAAGGCCGGGCTGAAACTGGACCAGATGGAATTGATCGAGGTCAACGAGGCCTTTGCAGCCCAGTATCTGGCCTGCGAAAAAGCGATGGGGCTCGACCGGGAGATCACCAACGTCAACGGCGGCGGCATCGCCCTGGGGCATCCGGTGGGGTGTACCGGAACCCGGATCATGACGACGCTCCTGTACGAGATGGAAAAAAGGGATGCCAAGAGAGGATTGGCGACCCTGTGCGCGGGCGGGGGAATGGGAACCGCCGTGATCCTGGAAAGACCATAG
- a CDS encoding 4-hydroxyphenylacetate 3-hydroxylase family protein, whose translation MAMMTAEAYEESLRKLNLQVYMFGERIENVVDNPIIRPSMNAVAKTYELAHSPEHEDLMTATSHITGKKINRFTHIHQNVSDLVKKSKMGRLLGRETGCCFQRCVGMDTLNALSIVTYNIDGKHGTTYYPRFLKYLEYIQENDLMVDGAMTDPKGHRGLSPHQQPDPDAFLRVVEEREDGIVVRGAKAHQTGAVNSHEIVVMPTLSMRKEDADYAVSFALPSDAEGITYIMGRQSCDTRKLEGGSMDQGNILFGGHEALVIFDNVFVPWDRVFMYREYDFAGQLVEIFAAYHRQSYACKVGVGDVLIGAAQTAAEYNGVEKASHVRDKIVEMNHLNETLYCGCIACASEGHKEPSGTYCVNILLANVHKHNVTRFPFELSRLAQDIAGGLMVTLPSEKDLRSPDTGKWIDKYFKANPGVGTEDRMRILRLIENLTLGTAAVGYLTESMHGAGSPQAQRIMISRRVNLAEKQKAAKRLCGIEE comes from the coding sequence ATGGCTATGATGACGGCGGAAGCATATGAGGAGAGTCTCAGGAAGCTAAACCTTCAGGTCTACATGTTCGGCGAGAGGATAGAGAATGTGGTGGACAACCCGATTATCCGGCCCTCCATGAATGCCGTGGCAAAGACCTACGAACTGGCCCATTCGCCTGAACACGAAGACCTGATGACGGCCACATCCCACATCACCGGAAAGAAGATCAACCGGTTTACCCATATCCACCAGAATGTCAGCGATCTGGTCAAGAAGAGCAAGATGGGGAGGCTCCTGGGCCGCGAGACGGGGTGTTGTTTTCAGCGATGCGTGGGTATGGATACCTTGAATGCCCTCTCCATCGTCACCTACAATATCGACGGCAAACACGGCACCACATACTACCCCCGATTTCTAAAATATCTGGAGTATATTCAGGAGAACGACCTGATGGTGGACGGCGCCATGACCGATCCCAAGGGCCACCGGGGGCTCTCCCCCCACCAGCAGCCCGACCCGGATGCGTTCCTGCGCGTGGTCGAGGAACGGGAGGACGGCATTGTGGTGCGGGGGGCCAAGGCCCATCAGACCGGTGCGGTCAATTCCCATGAGATCGTGGTCATGCCCACCCTGTCCATGCGCAAGGAAGACGCGGATTATGCGGTCTCCTTTGCCTTGCCGAGCGACGCGGAGGGGATCACCTATATCATGGGCCGTCAGTCCTGCGACACCCGGAAACTGGAAGGGGGCTCCATGGACCAGGGGAATATCCTTTTCGGCGGCCATGAGGCCCTGGTGATTTTTGACAATGTCTTCGTGCCCTGGGACCGGGTCTTCATGTACCGGGAATATGACTTTGCCGGACAGCTTGTGGAGATATTCGCCGCCTATCACCGGCAGAGTTACGCCTGCAAGGTAGGGGTGGGGGATGTCCTGATCGGCGCGGCCCAGACCGCTGCGGAGTACAACGGCGTTGAAAAGGCCTCACATGTGCGCGACAAGATCGTTGAGATGAACCACTTGAACGAGACCCTCTACTGCGGATGCATCGCCTGCGCCTCAGAAGGTCACAAGGAACCGAGCGGGACCTATTGCGTGAATATCCTCCTGGCCAATGTGCACAAGCACAACGTCACCCGGTTCCCTTTTGAACTTTCCCGCCTGGCACAGGATATTGCCGGCGGGCTGATGGTCACCCTCCCTTCGGAAAAGGACCTGCGTTCTCCTGATACCGGGAAATGGATCGATAAATACTTCAAGGCCAATCCCGGTGTGGGCACCGAGGACCGGATGCGCATCCTGCGGCTGATCGAGAATCTGACCCTGGGCACGGCCGCAGTGGGCTATTTGACCGAATCCATGCACGGCGCAGGGTCGCCCCAGGCCCAGCGGATCATGATCTCCCGCCGGGTAAACCTGGCGGAAAAACAGAAGGCTGCCAAAAGACTCTGCGGCATCGAGGAGTAG
- a CDS encoding acyl-CoA dehydrogenase family protein, whose translation MDFNLTSEQKMLRESVRKISVNEFAPHAAEIDEQETFPWEHKTILEQNGLLGIHIPEEYGGAGAGMISLGLVIEEIARVCTSSSIIVTNQALGADPILLGGSHEQKIRWLKPLAEGHVLGGVAITEPDAGSDVTGIKTTAVAKGDGYALNGSKVFITNGGVGEIFTIVAYTDKSQKHRGISLFVVTSDTPGFSIGKHEKKMGIRGSSTTELIMEDCFVPRENLIGSPGGGFKILMDVLNYTRPGVGAQAVGIAQGALDVAIDYTKKRMQFGKRLCDFQGLQWMMAEMALKVETARTMVWRACATIDAEPDSKDIPRLSSMAKWFASDAAMAVSTDAVQLLGGYGYIREYPVERMMRDAKITQIYEGTNQVQRIIIANQLLR comes from the coding sequence ATGGATTTCAATCTGACGTCTGAACAGAAGATGCTGAGAGAGAGTGTAAGAAAAATCAGTGTAAACGAATTCGCCCCCCATGCAGCGGAGATAGACGAGCAGGAGACGTTCCCTTGGGAGCATAAGACCATACTGGAACAAAACGGACTCCTGGGCATTCACATTCCTGAGGAGTACGGGGGGGCCGGAGCAGGGATGATCAGTCTTGGCCTGGTCATCGAAGAGATCGCCCGGGTTTGCACCTCGTCCTCCATCATCGTTACCAACCAGGCACTTGGGGCAGACCCCATTCTGCTGGGAGGGTCCCACGAGCAGAAGATCAGATGGCTCAAGCCGCTGGCAGAAGGGCATGTTCTGGGAGGGGTAGCCATTACAGAGCCTGACGCAGGGTCTGATGTGACCGGGATCAAGACCACGGCCGTTGCGAAAGGGGATGGTTATGCGCTCAACGGGAGCAAAGTGTTTATTACGAACGGGGGGGTGGGCGAGATCTTCACCATCGTCGCCTATACGGACAAATCACAGAAGCACAGGGGGATCAGCCTTTTTGTGGTGACCAGCGACACACCAGGGTTTTCAATAGGAAAGCACGAAAAGAAGATGGGAATTCGGGGCTCCAGCACCACCGAATTGATCATGGAAGACTGTTTTGTCCCCCGGGAAAACCTGATCGGATCGCCCGGGGGGGGATTCAAGATACTGATGGATGTCCTGAACTATACACGACCCGGCGTGGGGGCCCAGGCGGTGGGGATTGCCCAGGGTGCGCTTGACGTAGCGATAGATTACACCAAGAAGAGGATGCAGTTTGGAAAGCGGTTATGCGATTTCCAGGGACTCCAATGGATGATGGCAGAGATGGCGCTGAAGGTGGAGACTGCCAGGACGATGGTGTGGAGGGCCTGCGCCACCATTGATGCCGAACCGGATTCAAAAGATATCCCCCGGTTGTCGTCGATGGCCAAGTGGTTTGCTTCTGATGCAGCCATGGCGGTTTCAACCGATGCTGTCCAACTGCTGGGCGGATACGGATACATCCGGGAATACCCGGTGGAGCGGATGATGAGGGACGCAAAAATCACGCAGATCTACGAAGGGACCAATCAGGTGCAGCGGATCATCATTGCCAATCAGCTTTTGAGATAA